Proteins co-encoded in one Bacteroidota bacterium genomic window:
- a CDS encoding T9SS type A sorting domain-containing protein, which produces MRRIFTLLVVNLSIALTAFAQYSTIVCTGFNNDIVANGTGNNSIPGTSYPTIGMDGAGYTFIDNTYKYASSSTFPICFLPVNKQITSSRTPGLTYLLQSYSGNNSMTIDNDNTAYLTSPFAKTGTLTLTTPASYTKLYVLYESVMYLSPMTVDVVVTFTDATTQLFNGNSCVNWFTNTLPTYSGMGRTSPTGAVQCGISPSFYPNLFELQLTISAANLSKQVESVKFTLPTVYTVGSTADKVNYFHALALGGLIGPTGIADAKISSITISPNPTNEYLTIKGLNQLLNNGNVSIRSIDGRVIKELSVTEIQNETINLATLQEGVYFITIQSNNFLSTFKFLKQ; this is translated from the coding sequence ATGAGAAGAATCTTTACATTACTCGTAGTAAATTTAAGTATAGCGCTAACAGCTTTTGCACAATATTCAACTATTGTGTGTACTGGATTTAACAACGATATAGTTGCAAATGGAACCGGTAACAATTCTATTCCAGGAACAAGTTATCCTACAATAGGAATGGATGGTGCAGGATATACGTTTATAGACAACACCTATAAATACGCTTCGAGTAGTACATTTCCAATTTGCTTTTTACCGGTTAATAAGCAAATTACAAGTTCAAGAACACCAGGACTAACCTATCTTTTGCAAAGCTATTCGGGAAATAATTCGATGACTATCGACAACGATAACACGGCTTATTTAACCTCACCCTTTGCTAAAACAGGAACATTAACATTAACCACTCCTGCCAGCTATACTAAACTTTATGTGTTGTATGAGTCAGTAATGTATCTATCGCCAATGACGGTTGATGTTGTAGTCACTTTTACCGATGCAACTACTCAATTGTTTAATGGTAATAGCTGTGTTAATTGGTTTACCAACACCTTGCCTACTTATAGCGGTATGGGAAGAACTTCTCCTACCGGAGCAGTCCAATGCGGAATTTCACCTAGCTTTTATCCTAACTTATTTGAGTTACAATTAACTATTTCTGCTGCCAATTTAAGTAAGCAGGTTGAAAGCGTTAAATTTACTTTACCAACAGTTTACACTGTGGGTAGTACAGCCGATAAGGTAAACTATTTTCATGCATTGGCACTTGGTGGATTAATCGGCCCAACCGGTATAGCTGATGCTAAAATTAGTTCAATTACAATTAGCCCCAATCCAACTAATGAATACTTAACTATTAAGGGCTTAAACCAACTTTTAAACAACGGTAACGTTTCTATTCGTTCCATTGATGGACGTGTTATTAAGGAACTTTCCGTAACTGAAATACAAAACGAGACAATCAACCTTGCTACTTTGCAAGAAGGTGTATATTTTATTACCATTCAATCAAACAATTTTCTATCAACATTTAAATTCCTTAAGCAATAA